The window AGTCAACTCTACAAGTGGGTTATATTTATATTAGTACATTATGACATATTAGTCGGCATTTGATTTAGTTTAACAAATTTGATTATTGTTTCATTTTATTTCTACTTTATCATAACAAACTTTTTAAaaaaatcccgcgaattcgcgggtctttaactagtaatatattaaaatagaagtttatttcaagatttatatatggtaagaatatatatatatatatatatatatatatatatatatatatatttatattattgatataatttatatatagcttacttaatattattttagttataaaaacttagtaatatgtaatattaatatatttgtaatgtatttttgtaaaataatatttatttgtaataataataataatagtgataaaaataatgatagtaataataataagagtattaataaatactacctcacaagaaaaacTCCAAAAAGAAATAAACTGCCTCAACCCGGGcttgaatacatgcattttatgttttacgccatggacacaagtactaaaaatatattctacgttgagttgtaccacattgcatatcttccctaatagcttggtaactaatatttacatgttgtaagaacatgtaagcgcgaatcctattgatagatctatcgggtttgacaaccccaaccgggctagtcgctctagtatcgtaaacggttgcatagtacttcgtttttactacacttagtacagtgtaaggagatttcataataaagggaatatgctacattaatggttaagtatggttaccgaagcgctcaacaacttatataatacttttatacacttgcgagtgtacatatatttataactatgaaatcttatggtctatatttatatcgatgctaaacctatatatctcaccaaccttgggtcaaaacgtgtaagttggcagagacacgctaaccctgtgtgccgtagcacccaccaatcccaccccgaaagggacctgtgccggaaaagtacctcctcccagtacccacagtgatggcaaggcgatttttaccccagctagctagacccccgaaacacttcacaaatttccccccggagggagaaataattccatgcggggcgcccagactgagaatcgaacttgcgcctttcttgggtaaaagcttcccccactgtgggcccagggatcaaaggcatcgggtaccactgagctataagctcgttggttatctcgccaacctttgtgttgactgtttaagtatgtttattctcgggtccttaagaaagtctttcgctgttgcattatctgtgcaagctgtgcatggagtctcatgcttttaattaaataaagtgttgcattcaataaaacctttatcatgtattatatttgactgttatgtcacgtgtgtagtatttggaaaccgatgtattttggggattatttcttaaataatcgcccacttgtttaaaatatgcattatgtataataatggtgtgctttttatgaaacgaatgcaatattttctaaaacgtatcatatagaggtcaaatacctcactatgggaccaatgactaacgtactgcgtttatagtaatatggacgagtcgtttcagtgtCAATCAAACTTCTTCTTGCGGAACACTCTTTTGTTGCACTGTTCGCGTGCCTTTTCTTTGTCTTTCGTTGGTGACTTCTTTTTCTCCTCGAACCACTGGCTTGCGTTTCTTGTTCAGTTTCTTGTTCGATTTGTTGTTGGTATTCATGTTGGGTTTCTAGTTGGCTAATGTTGAACTGTTATGAGTTTGTTGAAAAGGTCATTGTGGGGTTAACTCGAGTTCTCGTTGAATTTATTGTAGTTTTTGAAGTTTTTGtagttgatgttgaatttcttgtTGGCTAATATTGAACGAGGTTGTTGTATAACCGGCAAAACCAAGTGAAGTGCGAGATTGGGTTGAAGATGAAGAGCCGAAAGTTGTTGGTTCGCCGGTGTTGATTAAAATGTTATTATACAACGGCCATTCGTTCGGTTTGAGGTTCACCATTGTTAAGTGTTGTTTAGAAAACATTGAAGAATTAaaaaattgagagaaaatatggatgaGATTGTATAAAAAAGGtgttgagtggagtttattttttTAGGTAAAAtggtatatatttaatattattaaaattattgtatTTATTAACTTTTATATCCGTTGcattttgaaaatgaaaatgtttgaTTTTTGGTGTTTGAGTCAAACGGTTACCACCAACACCAATGACGAGAAGTCACATCGTCCAACACACCAACACGCGCAACCTTCTTCATCGTGCCAGCCACTAGCACGTCACCACTATTGACCCACCAGCACGCCGCGCTAGAGGCGTGTTGCCGGCGTGCAGGGTGAAAAACTCCTGGAGCACGATGCGTTATATATGGCCTAATATTATTTGGGAAGAAAAGTTAAGTGAGATGAAATCACCTGGGAACTAAAATTACTACTGTATTTGGGAGTAACGGGGTCACATGGACTTCTTATAATCTACCAATATTAGATAGCTTGCTGCGTTTTTCTTAGAAAAATAATAAGTATGGATAAGATATAGGAGTCTAGTGTAAAAGAAATGAACATGTGATTCGAAAAGACTAGTTTTGCAACTAACATGTTTGGGTCAGTTATGGGTTGGTATTTCTTCGCTTCGAGATTTTGACAGTTGGGTAGATTGGCGCGGGTGGTTAATTGTTGTTGGATCATTATCACACTGTTttgtttattttttaattttattctttattttttacatatttttatatatgcataaaGTATGAGTATTAAAGAAATTTATTATATTATTCTTATCTACTTGTAAAAATTGACAATTAATTTGGAGTAATCTAAAATGAAATACCCGACAATAAATTAGGGGCGGATGAAGTATTTTATTTGGATCCCTATACAATGCCATAgcccatatatatatttttaatcacatcACCTAGTAATGTAATACTCGGTAATCAATTATGGAGTTCTTAGACCAGTGAGAGTTCTTAGACCAGTCCATATGGCTCGCCAAGTTGATGTGGCGTTCGCCAAACTCATGGTCCCATAGACACCAACTCCTCTTAGCATTCACCATAGAAATTTTACCATAGATATGACGAGCATTACTTAACCAACATGGGCTTGCATGCTTTATATTGTTTAGGTTTTATGCTTTAGTATTTGTACATTGTATATCAAGATGAATATTGTCGTAGCCATGATACTATGATAGTGAGTTTTTAATTATTAGTTAGTTATAAGATTTTGGTGATGATGTAAGACTGATCAGACAATTAAGAAGAGTAAAATTTTAGCCACGATTGAAAGTGGTCTTCTGAGATCAGATCGTGACCAAACCACCTGATTATTCATTCTTCATACTTTTATATATagagatttaatcaagagggaatcaCTTTTTTGGGGAAAAgtgatttttttcgttttttgaaaaaattttgttcacgaacattatagattagatgaaaatatgaacatttaaaaaagacactttgtgaggattgtcattattttggcgggaaaaatgctcgaagaaaaaaataaaaacattcaatgcattgaatgttttactgctgagtttttttaagggattagaaattagggtttagaaattaaggtttagaaattatgGGATTATaatttagggtttagctattagggtttagaaattagggttttgggtttagaaattagggtttagggtttagaaattagggtttagattgaatattttaacacgaacggtttagagtttagggtttagagttttgggttgagggtttacggagtaaactcgaaaacccaaaatccaaaaacctaaactctaaatcgggctaaatgcgaaaaaaacacttcacacaagatgaaaacaaaacgatgcaaataaactcagcagcaaaacattcaatgcattgaatgttttaatttttttatttgagCATTTTTTCGCTAAAATAATGGCATTTATCACAAAGTCTCTTTTTTAAATGTCCATATTTTCATCTaatatataatgttcgtgaacaaagttttttcaaaaaatgaaaaaaaataaaaaataatttacTTCCCCCTTCCTCTAAAAAAGTGCTTCTCTCTTGattattaccatatatatatatatatatatatatatatatatatatgtgagtaTATTTTTTGATGTTTTAAACTTATTTATCGATTATCGATTCATATCTTTTAAACTTCAAATTTCCTCTTCGAACATACAAATTATATGTTTTTGTGACCGGTCCAGATTTGTTCAATtggcatattttttttttaaggGTCCCCAATTTGAAATATTTGTACAGCAGTGAAGAACCCGGACAGCAGTACCTAACCCTTAATATGTTCTGTTTCACAACTGAAATTATTCCACATCTCTTGATTCCTCTTCCATTGAAACGAAAACCAGTAAATTGAGAAGAACCAAAATTGAAAAGAACCAACTACCTATAAACCACCATAGTTGACCCACCATTAAATCCCCTTCAAAACCATCATACTAATCAAAAAGCTTCAGTCTTTCTTAAAAATTTGTTACAATTCTTGTTAAAGATGCCACCTTTTGGGAACCCAAAGAATCAAGAATTCAACAAACTCAACATAGTCACCATTGATGTGGGTGGTCAACTGTTTCAAACCACCAtacaaaccctaaccctagctggtACAAATACTTTTTTCTCTAAACTTTTCAATTCTTCTTCTGAAGTAAACAATATCCCTTTTATTGACAGGGATTCTGAATTGTTTTCAATTATATTATCTATTTTAAGAACTGGGAATCTGCCATCAAAAGCTAAAATCTTTGAAATCCAGAATATTGTTTTTGAAGCAAAATTTTATGGGGTTGAAAGTCTTCTTGTTCAATCTCAATCAAACCCATCTCAATTTGAACCTTTTGACCTTGAAAAGTTAATGATTTTGCCTGTAAGTGGTGTAAAGACTCACCTTCTGCAATTGCTAGTTTGCTACAACACCGAACGGGTCAGTTCATGTATCTCATGGAAGCAAAGTTACATCTTTTGATTGGTCTTTACAAAGAAAGTCAACTACTTTGACTCAATTTACTGTTATTGATTCATTATTAGCTATATCACCCAATATTTTAAGATAAATGCAGCAAACCATCTAATACATTAGTAATTTTAGTTCCTAGGCAATTTTATCTCACTTAACTTCTCTTCCCAAATATTATTAAGGGATGCTAAACCAATCATCTACTTGTTTTTAGATCAAAAGTATGTTAATTTTTTTTAACAAGCAATGATTTTTAATATATGAATTAGCTTTAGCTATTGAAGGCCATATGCATTCAGTGGGTTATGATTTGGTGCCATACATGGATTATGGTTTTCCACTTAATTTTCCTGTCCATAAAGGCGTTGAGGTAAGTGTGCAGTCTATCGGCCTATTAAAATTTTCTTTTGATTGCAATATGTAGAACTGCTGATACCTTTGAGCGGTTCCTAACAGGTTTCTTTATACTTTTATATCATACTATGAATACAATGAATTTGATTATATAAAAAGAAATCCAGATCTCTAATCTTGTTCTTTTCTTAATTTAATTTAGTCATGGGCATTTTCTTGACCGTCGTGCTATTGGGGTCTTTGGTTACACATGTCATCCAACATCAAATAAGTTTGATCAGCCATTCAATCTACAACGATTAAACCTTTATTAGATCACTTGAAATTTTTGCGTACTGTTTTGCAAGACATCAAAATCTGCTCCAACGGTATGTTTACCTTAGAAATAATCAATtagaaataatcaatgtaagtatttttctaattattgataagtgGAAAAATTTATGTTACTCCACatattttcttttaatttttattGTTAAACTAAGTAGGTTTCATTTTTAAATAACATAATACATTTCGTTGTGCATCTTGAAGCTTTATTGTCAGCTTCATTATATATCTTGTGGGACCTGTATTGTGCTACCTTATATTTGGTACTGGCGTAGAGACTATATTTGTTCTAAGTATTCCCCGACGTGGGACAGGGGCGGAAACAGAGTGGGGTGCCCGCCCAGTGGATTTGAAATTTTCAGGCCTAAAATTTTGGATTTTCATATTTTGCCCTTAAAATCTTCAGATTTTGCCCCCAAAGTCTCCATTTTTGCCTCCGAAGCCTCCATATTTTTCCCAAAAAAATTGCAGTGAACGTGAACGCTTTTAGAAAAATTCGCCCCTGGTGAAAAAAATTTCTGGTTCCGTCACTTCGTGGGGTAATATTTATGTTGCCTTTTATATCACGGTGTGTAACCTGACTACTACTATAACTTGTAcaaacatgttttatatatatttttcttgtaCTTATTTGCTTGTTATTGTGTAGAATGTTTCATATGGTTATCAGATTTTTTTCGAGTGTATTATCGTTGTCTAAGAGTGCATTTATTATGGTGGAAAAATTGACCGCCGAGGATAATACACTCGAATAGAATCTGATAGCTATTTGAAACATTTACGAAATAACAAGCTGATAATTacaagaaatatatataaaaaacatgTTTGTGtaagttataatattaattaggtttACAATTCGTAGTATAGAAGGCTACATAGGTATCACCCCTGCATCAGAACATACTTAGAACTAATATAGTCTCCACGCCAGTACCAAAAATAAGGTAGCTAAATACAGCCCTCACAAGATATATGATGAAGTTGACAACAAAGCTTTAAGATGGACAACAAAATGTATTATATTATTCAAAAATGAAATTTAAATAATTTGACAATAAAAGTTAAAAGAAAATACGAGGAATGACATAAAATTTTCTACTTATTAATAAATAGAAATATGCTTACATTGTTATAACAATTTTAAAGTAATACTATTGTTTATCTTCGAGGGAAGCATAGTTGGGGAAGATTTAGATGTCTTGCAAAACGGTATGCAAAAAATCTAATTAATCTGATAAATGTTGAACTGCAGTAGGTTGAATGGCTGATCAAACATATTTGACCATAATGGTGGATAACGTGTAATAAAATCCCTAACAGCACAACTGTCATAATAACGGCTATGAGTAAATTAAATAAAAAAGAACAAAATTTGAGATCTGGAGTTTCTTTTTATATAAAATTTCATAttcataatatattataaaaatataaaaaaaatctcttAGGAACCGCTCAAAGGTACTAGGCGCCAGTTCTACTAATTGCAATCAAGAGAAAGATTGATCCAATTAGGTTGATAGACCCCACAATTACCTAAACTCCTTTATCCATAATCCCATGTATGCCACCAAATCATAACCGACTAAATGCATATGGCTTGTTGTAGTTAAAACCAACCGATATATTAAAAATCCATGctcgttaaaaaaatatataacatattTTTGATCTAAAAACAAGTAGATGAGGGTTTTAGCCTCCCTTAATATTATTCGGGAGGTAAGAACTAATTACTACTGTATTTGGGAATAACGGGGTCACATGCATTTCTTATTCTCTACCAATATTAGGCGGTTTGCTGTATTTatcttaataaatataaatatggataAGATATAGGAGTCTAGTGTAAAAGAAGTGAGCAATATGTGTGATTAGAAAAGACTGGTTTTGCAACCAACATGTCTGGATCTGTTCATAAACATATACTGGGACTTACAAGGTACAATGTGTTTTTCCAGTCGAGATATATAGATCATGTTTATGGATTAACATGTGCAAAATCTTGTTTTAGACCGGCCATTATATGAATCAAGGTAACAAGCATAAGATATTTCAAGCTGGATGGCCTTTTAGAAAGTCTTATCACGATCTCTGAACAAAGCACTACAATAGTGAGGCAAAAGCAGACCATATACTTATCATGGTAGACTGGACATTACACACATTGTAGGCTGTAGCCAATGACAACGCCACAATTTCCCTACATTTATTATTGTAATTGCGTCTTTACCTTAGAGAATAAAATATCTCAGGGACCCTTGGTATTCAAGTGTTGGTTTACTTGAAATTCTGGTAGCCGGTCTCAAAGGTGGTGTTATTGGATTTCCTAGTATTGGTTTAGTGGAGATTTTGGGTGGTTTCTTTGGAGGATGTGTATTGCGGGTTTGGTAGATTTCCTAGTAATGGTTATACTGTTTCTAGTATGCTTAAGAGACCGGGAGTTGTTGGTCCTTGAAGTTGGGAGTTGTTTAGTTGGCTAAGGATCTCAATTGGTTGGCTTGTTTCATTGTTAGGTTTCTTTTTTCAATGATTAATCCCTCGTGATTTATGTGCGGTCTCAAGTTTCATCGGATTGGTACATGTTTATATTTTCAATTTGTAGTGCGGCAACTAGCTCTAGTGTTTCTCTAGTCCCGTAATACAAGAAGACTCGGGGGTTTGAAGGTCTCAATGGTTTTTTGTGTTTGTTTGTTTAGCTTTGTATCAACGTTGTTATTGTTCGAATCAATAGATGTTTGTATGGCAATTAGATCGTGGGATCTATTCAAAGAGACTAGTTAGGGTATGCATAATTTGTAACTCAAGTAGATTTTTGGATCGTTTCAATTTTCATAACTTATGGGTGATTTTTGGAtcatgcctttttttttttttccttcaacttttcagttttatttttactttttacataaTTTTTTGTTAAGTGTATGAAGTAGTAATCAAGAGTATAATAGAATTTTacatatgattattatatatttatgaAAATCAACAATTAATTTTAAAAAATCTAAAATAAAATACCGGACAATAAATTAAATTACGGAAGAATAAAGTATTTGATTTGGAACCTGTACAATGTCATAATATATTTTTTAATCACAATCATCACTAATGTAAGACTCCGTAATCGGTTGTGGAGTTCTTATGAGATCAGATCCTGACCAAACCAGCCTGATTATTCATTCTTCAAACTcttataaatataagagtatatttttTGAAGTGCAAACTTATACGGAGTATATCAATATATACCTTTTAAACCAACGGATCTTCGGTCCagcggtaccgcggttacacttgtgtactcgcagggctagaggtctcgggttcgaacctcgtcacccgctctaggaattgaaatatattccttgaaggtggcccaaagggaaggttttaccgacccgctccgggactaaggtccggcccgcctgcccctcgggatggtttaagggtcggatcctcagagtgtggttcgggtttcctgcccgaaagcgcgtgtgtgtgtgcaaatgatgactaggcttcggtccggactgatgcaagcttgcctttcaaaaaaaaaaaaaaaattatatatatatatatatatatataccttttaaACTTCCAACATACTATATGTTTTTGTGACCAGTCCAAATTTGTTCAATTGCCATATTCTTGTTTGAGGGTCCCCAATTTGAATATACGTACAGCAGTGAAGCCAACCCGGACAGCAGTACCTAACCCCTAATATGTTCTGTTTCACAGCTGAAATTATTCTACATCTCTTGATTCCTCTTCCGTAGAAACGAAAACAGTCAAGACTTTCATTATCCAATCCAGCTTGGCATCCTACGAAACCCTAAATTGAAAAGAACCAACTACCCACCATAGTTGACCCACCATTAAACCCCCTTCAAAACCATCATACTGATCAAAAAGCTTCAATCTTTCTTAAAAATTTCTTACAATTCTTGTTAAAGATGCCACCTTTTGGGAACCCAAAGAATCAAGAATTCAACAAACTCAACATAGTCACCATTGATGTGGGTGGTCAACTGTTTCAAACCACCAtacaaaccctaaccctagctggcACAAATACCCTTTTCTCTAAACTTTTCAATTCTTCTTCTGAACGAAACAATATCCCTTTTATTGACAGAGACCCTGAATTGTTTTCAATTATATTATCTCTTTTAAGAACTGGGAATCTGCCATCTAAAGCTAAAACCTTTGAAATCCAAGATATTGTTTTTGAAGCAAAATTTTATGGAGTTGAAAGTCTTCTTGTTCAATCTCAATCAAACCCATCTCAATTTGAACCTTTTGACCTTGAAAAGTCAATGATTTTGCCTCTAAGTGGTAGAGACTCACCTTCTGCAATTGCCACAACACCTAATGGATCAGTTCATGTATCTCATGGAAGCAAAATTACATCTTTTGATTGGTCTTTACAAAGAAAGTCAACTACTTTGACCCAATTTACAGCTATTGATTCTTTAATAGCTTTATCTCCTAACATTATTGCAGCTGGTGCCACTGATTTCAGTGGGTTGCAAATTATTGATCTTGATGTGGGTTCTGTTAGACAGACTTTAAATTGGGAAAATGTGACCAAATCTGGTTCAACTGTTCAAGCAATTGGAACATCCCCTGAGTTATTATTCACTAGTTTTGAATCAAGTCGTAGGAATTCGAACTCTATTTTGGTATCTGATCTCAACGATAGTTTTAAAGTTGTAACCG of the Rutidosis leptorrhynchoides isolate AG116_Rl617_1_P2 chromosome 5, CSIRO_AGI_Rlap_v1, whole genome shotgun sequence genome contains:
- the LOC139850170 gene encoding BTB/POZ domain-containing protein At5g41330-like, which produces MPPFGNPKNQEFNKLNIVTIDVGGQLFQTTIQTLTLAGTNTFFSKLFNSSSEVNNIPFIDRDSELFSIILSILRTGNLPSKAKIFEIQNIVFEAKFYGVESLLVQSQSNPSQFEPFDLEKLMILPVSGVKTHLLQLLVCYNTERVSSSLAIEGHMHSVGYDLVPYMDYGFPLNFPVHKGVERIKYLRDPWYSSVGLLEILVAGLKGGVIGFPSIGLVEILGGFFGGCVLRVW
- the LOC139847856 gene encoding BTB/POZ domain-containing protein At5g41330-like → MPPFGNPKNQEFNKLNIVTIDVGGQLFQTTIQTLTLAGTNTLFSKLFNSSSERNNIPFIDRDPELFSIILSLLRTGNLPSKAKTFEIQDIVFEAKFYGVESLLVQSQSNPSQFEPFDLEKSMILPLSGRDSPSAIATTPNGSVHVSHGSKITSFDWSLQRKSTTLTQFTAIDSLIALSPNIIAAGATDFSGLQIIDLDVGSVRQTLNWENVTKSGSTVQAIGTSPELLFTSFESSRRNSNSILVSDLNDSFKVVTEIGHNEIFGADLDSAIPSTKLNWIPSLNLLMASGSHSGPSGISGNIKFWDIRSGNLVSEIKEKSDCFSDITASDTLSAVFKVGINSGEVSYIDFRDISSNVTWNCLGDPRKMSNLKRQGFGYKIENHGNQVFCSKEGELELWSEVLMGSSTTGQNLKEDRVFKKNVLGRSMDIGGNRITNLGFGGNKMFVTRKDQQFVEVWQSSVRKC